The Drosophila mauritiana strain mau12 chromosome 2R, ASM438214v1, whole genome shotgun sequence genome has a segment encoding these proteins:
- the LOC117138128 gene encoding phospholipid scramblase 1 — translation MLQNNAVRTLQYDSEIRVAQQPSPSEPRVYDSHISITSQPRPEAPRIPLPVPIPTVTGSRTLIPLSGYDCLADLPSVHIEQTFELNDALTGVSSENRYVVRSPLGDAIFAASESSTGKDRLVWGAGRPFQMHLLDKTHQEALVFRRKLALGSLCCQAKSLEIWIPPGNLLGKVVQSPTFMQPEFFIEDESTRQLLFCVEGPVGSGLCCFCLPKDCYFKIHSGGNMRASIDHKWMASKSQYTTNIYFTDAKLTAKERALILGSAFLLEYLFFQTRF, via the exons ATGTTGCAAAACAACGCGGTGCGCACTTTGCAATACGACAGTGAGATCCGTGTGGCCCAGCAGCCAAGCCCCTCAGAACCGAGAG TTTATGACTCCCATATCAGCATTACCTCACAACCCAGGCCGGAGGCTCCACGCATCCCGCTGCCAGTGCCGATTCCCACAGTTACGGGAAGCCGGACGCTAATTCCACTTTCCGGATACGATTGCCTAGCAGATCTGCCGTCGGTACATATTGAACAGACCTTTGAGCTCAACGATG CTCTAACAGGCGTCTCCTCGGAGAATCGATATGTGGTGCGATCCCCACTGGGTGACGCCATTTTCGCGGCCAGCGAGAGTTCCACAGGAAAAGATCGACTAGTTTGGGGAGCTGGACGACCCTTTCAGATGCACCTGCTGGATAAAACGCACCAGGAAGCTCTGGTTTTTCGCAGAAAACTAGCCCTTGGATCACTGTGCTGCCAGGCAAAAAGTCTAGAGATCTGGATTCCACCTGGTAATTTGCTGGGTAAAGTGGTGCAGTCACCCACCTTCATGCAGCCGGAATTCTTTATCGAGGACGAAAGCACACGACAACTACTATTCTGTGTAGAGGGTCCTGTCGGTTCAGGACTCTGCTGCTTCTGTTTGCCCAAAGATTGTTACTTTAAG ATTCATTCAGGAGGCAATATGAGGGCTTCCATAGACCACAAATGGATGGCCAGCAAGTCTCAGTACACCACGAATATATACTTCACTGATGCCAAGCTAACCGCCAAGGAGCGGGCTTTGATACTGGGATCAGCATTCCTACTG GAATATCTGTTCTTCCAAACCCGCTTTTGA
- the LOC117137447 gene encoding syntaxin-6 isoform X1 yields MSLEDPFFVVKDEVFKALNKTRGLYLRWRELGENGGTEAEWTTTELRNSLRSIEWDLEDLEDTISIVEKNPSKFRIDNRELSSRRHFIDNTRDEVKQMKDKMSLNRSRDRDITAHQPLLDNDRHSPNHNHSIAIPNSNSNSNEYHQHPHNDRTYLVECPNGNSLINSGSQVANTIAGTMSAAAAAASRHSGTKYSKLENALDSPSHYGQTHHGGMDSPSHRYVGETVSIQQRMIQGQDEQLDMISDSIGTLKTVSRQIGVELDEQAVMLDDFGNEFDTTESKLDTTMKKVAKVLHMNNDKRQWAAILILSGLLLFVIILFIIL; encoded by the exons ATGTCTCTGGAGGATCCGTTTTTCGTGGTCAAGGA CGAGGTATTCAAAGCTCTGAACAAAACCCGCGGCCTCTATCTGCGTTGGCGGGAGCTGGGCGAGAACGGCGGAACGGAGGCTGAATGGACCACCACCGAGCTGCGTAACTCGCTCCGGAGCATCGAGTGGGATCTCGAGGACCTCGAGGACACTATCA GCATCGTTGAGAAGAATCCAAGCAAGTTTCGGATCGACAACCGCGAACTCTCCAGCCGGCGCCACTTCATCGACAACACTCGCGATGAGGTCAAGCAGATGAAGGATAAGATGAGCCTGAACCGGAGCCGGGACAGAGACATCACCGCACACCAGCCGCTGCTCGACAACGATCGCCACAGCCCCAATCACAATCATTCCATTGCCATACCCAACTCGAATTCCAACTCCAACGAGTACCATCAGCATCCACACAACGATCGCACGTACCTCGTGGAGTGTCCCAACGGCAACTCGCTGATCAATAGCGGCAGTCAGGTGGCCAATACCATTGCTGGAACCATgtcggcggcagcggcagcagcatccCGCCACAGCGGCACCAAGTACTCCAAGCTGGAGAACGCCCTGGACAGTCCCAGTCACTACGGGCAGACGCATCACGGCGGCATGGACAGTCCGAGTCATAGGTACGTGGGCGAAACAGTTTCCATACAGCAGCGTATGATCCAGGGACAGGATGAGCAGCTGGACATGATCAGCGATTCCATTGGTACCCTCAAGACGGTCTCGCGGCAGATTGGCGTTGAGCTCGATGAGCAGGCCGTCATGCTAGACGACTTCGGGAACGAGTTCGATACCACGGAGTCCAAGTTGGACACGACCATGAAGAAAGTTGCCAAAGTCTTGCACATGAATAATG ATAAACGACAGTGGGCCGCCATTCTCATCCTATCCGGGCTGTTATTGTTTGTgataattttgtttattattttgtaa
- the LOC117137447 gene encoding syntaxin-6 isoform X2, whose translation MKDKMSLNRSRDRDITAHQPLLDNDRHSPNHNHSIAIPNSNSNSNEYHQHPHNDRTYLVECPNGNSLINSGSQVANTIAGTMSAAAAAASRHSGTKYSKLENALDSPSHYGQTHHGGMDSPSHRYVGETVSIQQRMIQGQDEQLDMISDSIGTLKTVSRQIGVELDEQAVMLDDFGNEFDTTESKLDTTMKKVAKVLHMNNDKRQWAAILILSGLLLFVIILFIIL comes from the exons ATGAAGGATAAGATGAGCCTGAACCGGAGCCGGGACAGAGACATCACCGCACACCAGCCGCTGCTCGACAACGATCGCCACAGCCCCAATCACAATCATTCCATTGCCATACCCAACTCGAATTCCAACTCCAACGAGTACCATCAGCATCCACACAACGATCGCACGTACCTCGTGGAGTGTCCCAACGGCAACTCGCTGATCAATAGCGGCAGTCAGGTGGCCAATACCATTGCTGGAACCATgtcggcggcagcggcagcagcatccCGCCACAGCGGCACCAAGTACTCCAAGCTGGAGAACGCCCTGGACAGTCCCAGTCACTACGGGCAGACGCATCACGGCGGCATGGACAGTCCGAGTCATAGGTACGTGGGCGAAACAGTTTCCATACAGCAGCGTATGATCCAGGGACAGGATGAGCAGCTGGACATGATCAGCGATTCCATTGGTACCCTCAAGACGGTCTCGCGGCAGATTGGCGTTGAGCTCGATGAGCAGGCCGTCATGCTAGACGACTTCGGGAACGAGTTCGATACCACGGAGTCCAAGTTGGACACGACCATGAAGAAAGTTGCCAAAGTCTTGCACATGAATAATG ATAAACGACAGTGGGCCGCCATTCTCATCCTATCCGGGCTGTTATTGTTTGTgataattttgtttattattttgtaa
- the LOC117136710 gene encoding spermine oxidase, with product MSGAQRNLDRKIVVIGAGASGVACATKLLELGFQNVLVVEAEDRLGGRIHTIPFADNVIDLGAQWCHGERDNIVYELTRKQDEELLESTGPVYENYDCIRSNGDVVPEEVASRLKAIVGDSLVTRQLELRHCSGSLGSYLTNKFYDTLRRPENSDIDAEVAREFFVNYQKFENSVEASDTLEQVSGRGYLDYWECEGDILLNWKDKGYVELLRLLMRSRELNVEHGVLEQRLLLGTRAVKINWNRNDGRVELQMSNGETCIADHVVVTVSLGVLKDQHLRLFEPQLPVEKQRAIDGLAFGTVNKIFVEFPEAFWAEDWTGFTLLWRDEDLDDIRGTSRAWLEDVFGFYRVSYQPRIMAGWITNESGRHMETLPVDEVQAGVMYLFRRFLKWKIPDPSNFRTSAWYTNDNFRGSYSYRSMDTEQLGTGARELAHPLTVVATTPEKDKDSEDEAWQQSRCDRPIVQFAGEASSEHYYSTVHGAVEAGWREARRLAQFYGISVSRSGTKSQL from the coding sequence ATGAGTGGCGCACAGCGGAATCtggatcgcaagatcgttgtCATCGGAGCAGGAGCCTCGGGTGTGGCCTGTGCCACCAAACTGCTGGAATTGGGCTTTCAGAATGTGCTCGTCGTGGAGGCGGAGGATCGTCTAGGTGGCCGCATACACACTATACCCTTTGCGGACAACGTCATTGATCTGGGTGCCCAATGGTGTCATGGGGAACGGGACAACATTGTGTACGAACTGACCCGGAAACAGGATGAGGAGCTGCTGGAGTCGACGGGTCCGGTCTACGAGAACTATGATTGCATCCGGTCCAACGGAGATGTGGTGCCGGAAGAGGTAGCTAGTCGACTGAAAGCCATCGTCGGTGATTCACTGGTCACCCGGCAACTGGAGCTGCGTCACTGCAGCGGTTCCTTGGGCAGCTATCTGACCAACAAATTCTACGACACCCTCCGGCGTCCGGAAAACTCCGATATAGACGCAGAGGTGGCCAGGGAGTTCTTTGTCAACTACCAGAAATTCGAGAACTCCGTCGAGGCCTCGGATACGCTAGAACAAGTTTCGGGACGAGGTTACCTGGACTACTGGGAGTGCGAGGGCGATATCCTGCTAAACTGGAAGGACAAGGGCTATGTGGAGCTTCTAAGGCTTCTCATGCGCTCCAGGGAGTTGAATGTGGAGCATGGAGTTCTGGAGCAGCGTCTGCTGTTGGGCACTCGTGCTGTGAAGATCAACTGGAATCGGAACGACGGACGCGTGGAGCTGCAAATGAGCAATGGAGAGACCTGCATAGCTGACCATGTGGTGGTCACCGTTTCACTGGGAGTTCTCAAGGATCAGCACCTCCGGCTGTTTGAGCCACAGCTTCCAGTAGAGAAACAACGTGCCATTGACGGTTTGGCCTTTGGAACGGTCAACAAAATCTTTGTGGAGTTTCCCGAGGCATTTTGGGCCGAAGATTGGACGGGTTTCACCCTGCTCTGGCGGGACGAGGATTTGGATGACATACGCGGCACATCTCGAGCTTGGTTGGAGGATGTCTTTGGCTTCTACAGGGTGAGCTATCAGCCGAGGATCATGGCGGGCTGGATAACCAATGAGAGCGGCAGGCACATGGAAACCCTTCCCGTTGATGAGGTCCAGGCAGGAGTTATGTATCTCTTCCGAAGATTCCTGAAGTGGAAAATCCCAGATCCCTCGAATTTCCGCACCTCCGCCTGGTATACGAATGACAATTTCCGTGGGTCCTACTCATATCGATCCATGGACACGGAGCAGCTGGGAACGGGTGCACGGGAGTTAGCCCATCCCCTGACCGTGGTGGCCACCACTCCGGAGAAGGACAAGGACTCGGAGGACGAGGCGTGGCAGCAGAGTCGCTGTGATAGGCCCATTGTCCAGTTCGCCGGAGAGGCTTCCAGCGAGCACTACTACTCCACGGTTCACGGAGCAGTCGAGGCGGGATGGCGGGAGGCCAGACGACTTGCCCAGTTTTACGGAATAAGCGTGTCCCGTTCTGGAACCAAATCACAACTCTAG